Proteins encoded in a region of the Panicum hallii strain FIL2 chromosome 3, PHallii_v3.1, whole genome shotgun sequence genome:
- the LOC112884079 gene encoding uncharacterized protein LOC112884079, which translates to MAGGGLLGGAFWATRALEVVKRNDGPGLLWKRIKLTTTRKNNAKKRLKRLWQNEAVIRACGQSESSSASNTASAAANQQ; encoded by the exons atggcgggcggcgggctGCTCGGGGGCGCGTTCTGGGCGACGCGGGCGCTGGAGGTGGTGAAGCGGAACGACGGGCCGGGCCTGCTGTGGAAGCGCATCAAGCTTACCACCACCCGCAAGAACAACGCCAAGAAGCGCCTCAAGAGGCTCTGGCAG AATGAGGCGGTTATAAGGGCCTGTGGTCAATCAGAATCGTCGTCAGCATCAAACACCGCTTCCGCAGCTGCCAATCAACAGTAG